The following proteins are co-located in the Frigidibacter mobilis genome:
- a CDS encoding HlyC/CorC family transporter, with the protein MDPVTPATFDITFWLTAAGIILLLALSAFFSGSETALTAASRAKLRARADKGEAGAEAALIITEDNERLIGSLLLGNNVVNILAASLATALLTQLFGANGVAVATLVMTTLVLIFSEVLPKTYAITRPEAMASKVARLVRVLIRVLSPVVAVVRAIVRVILLAFGVKTDPDSAMFSVRDEIAGALAIGHQEGTVEKEDRDRLLGALDLAERTVEEIMLHRSQIEMIDAEASPAAILSAVLGSPHTRLPLYKGERENVVGVIHAKDLLRAVEKTVRDEDGNFASIRDLDVLAVAMPAYFVPETTPLDEQMREFLKRRTHFALVVDEYGDLKGLITLEDIIEEIVGEISDEFDLAGEQPFKKTPEGDFLVEGTMTIRDLNRALDWHLPDEEANTVAGLVIHEAQTIPAEGQVFSFHGFHFEVVSRKENRLAKLKIRPL; encoded by the coding sequence ATGGACCCCGTTACCCCCGCGACCTTCGACATCACCTTCTGGCTGACCGCCGCCGGCATCATCCTGCTGCTGGCGCTGTCGGCGTTCTTTTCCGGTTCCGAGACCGCGCTGACCGCCGCCTCGCGTGCCAAGCTGCGGGCGCGGGCCGACAAGGGCGAGGCGGGGGCCGAGGCGGCGCTGATTATCACCGAGGATAACGAGCGGCTGATCGGCTCGCTGCTGCTGGGGAACAACGTCGTCAACATCCTCGCCGCCTCGCTGGCGACGGCGCTGCTGACGCAGCTGTTCGGGGCCAATGGCGTGGCGGTGGCGACGCTGGTGATGACGACGCTGGTGCTGATCTTTTCCGAGGTGCTGCCCAAGACCTATGCGATCACCCGGCCCGAGGCGATGGCCTCGAAGGTGGCGCGGCTGGTGCGGGTGCTGATCCGGGTGCTGTCGCCGGTGGTGGCGGTGGTGCGGGCCATCGTGCGGGTGATCCTGCTGGCCTTCGGCGTGAAGACCGATCCCGACAGCGCCATGTTCTCGGTCCGCGACGAGATTGCCGGGGCGCTGGCCATCGGCCATCAGGAGGGCACGGTCGAGAAGGAAGACCGCGACCGCCTGCTGGGGGCGCTGGACCTGGCCGAGCGCACGGTCGAGGAGATCATGCTGCACCGCAGCCAGATCGAGATGATCGACGCCGAGGCGAGCCCGGCCGCGATCCTGTCGGCGGTGCTGGGATCGCCGCATACGCGCCTGCCGCTTTACAAGGGCGAGCGCGAGAATGTGGTGGGGGTGATCCACGCCAAGGACCTGCTGCGGGCGGTGGAAAAGACCGTGCGTGACGAGGATGGCAACTTCGCCTCGATCCGCGACCTGGATGTGCTGGCGGTGGCGATGCCGGCCTATTTCGTGCCGGAGACGACGCCGCTGGACGAGCAGATGCGCGAGTTCCTGAAGCGCCGCACCCATTTCGCGCTGGTGGTGGATGAATATGGCGACCTCAAGGGCCTGATTACGCTGGAGGATATCATCGAAGAGATCGTAGGCGAGATTTCCGACGAGTTCGACCTGGCCGGCGAGCAGCCGTTCAAGAAGACCCCGGAGGGCGATTTTCTTGTCGAGGGCACCATGACCATCCGCGACCTCAACCGCGCGCTGGACTGGCACCTGCCGGACGAGGAGGCGAACACGGTGGCGGGGCTGGTGATCCACGAGGCGCAGACGATCCCGGCCGAGGGCCAGGTGTTCAGCTTCCACGGCTTCCATTTCGAGGTGGTGTCGCGGAAGGAGAACCGGCTGGCGAAACTTAAGATACGGCCGTTGTGA
- a CDS encoding HNH endonuclease: MPEPIRWDWSEPKRMRGLASVEDHILWTYSLLSVSRHIMKCGKSGKPYPYLGGRTKAANILMSSYQKQQRNIGTLDRDDALAQDAASACAHCGCTAPRYHWDHLIPRSKLNGGYVALNQVRSCPRCNTSRGDRELMAWYRANSTFPTLGVLRRYLKLCYFYSVQRGCLGQPVEEALLTGLPFDPRELPRKFPPVEALVWDYGYPE; encoded by the coding sequence ATGCCGGAACCGATCAGATGGGATTGGAGCGAACCCAAGAGAATGAGAGGCCTCGCCAGCGTCGAGGATCACATCCTGTGGACGTATTCATTGCTGAGCGTTTCTCGTCACATCATGAAATGTGGAAAATCCGGGAAACCTTACCCCTATCTTGGCGGCCGGACCAAAGCCGCGAATATCCTTATGTCCAGCTATCAGAAGCAGCAAAGGAACATTGGAACCCTTGATCGAGACGATGCGCTTGCACAGGATGCTGCCTCAGCTTGTGCCCATTGTGGCTGCACCGCGCCGAGATACCATTGGGACCACCTTATTCCGCGCAGCAAGCTGAATGGAGGCTATGTCGCGCTGAATCAGGTGCGCTCATGCCCTCGCTGCAATACGAGTCGCGGCGACAGGGAGCTTATGGCCTGGTACCGGGCAAATTCGACGTTTCCGACATTGGGGGTGCTTCGCCGGTATCTGAAGCTTTGCTATTTTTATTCTGTGCAGCGTGGATGTCTTGGGCAGCCTGTCGAGGAGGCCCTTCTGACTGGCCTTCCATTCGACCCAAGAGAATTGCCGCGCAAGTTTCCTCCAGTTGAAGCGCTTGTTTGGGATTATGGCTATCCTGAGTGA